The proteins below are encoded in one region of Phyllopteryx taeniolatus isolate TA_2022b chromosome 11, UOR_Ptae_1.2, whole genome shotgun sequence:
- the LOC133485954 gene encoding uncharacterized protein LOC133485954, with product MKELMVTFWILLSLLLVHLSSEHPTCEVTHDTKGWHYKISGNDTAPCTRYQWTNGTELVLATHRPRDKSVSDKVIQKSEKYLHLAVCVEDIQRNRECPSQNFLRVVTCPVNCTEMYEVSRSTVLLVHLSSEHPTCEVTHDTKGWHYKISGNDTAPCTRYQWTNGTELVLATHRPRDKSVSDKVIRNPKNIFILPFVWRTFNATENAPVRISYELSHVQSTARKCMKSLGLQEED from the exons ATGAAGGAACTCATGGTCACGTTTTGGATTCTTCTGTCCC TTCTTCTTGTGCACTTGAGCAGTGAGCATCCCACTTGTGAAGTCACGCATGATACCAAAGGTTGGCATTACAAAATCAGTGGGAATGACACAGCGCCCTGCACTCGTTATCAGTGGACCAATGGGACG GAGCTCGTGCTGGCGACGCACAGGCCGAGGGACAAGTCTGTAAGCGACAAGGTGATCCAAAAATCCGAAAAATATCTTCATCTTGCCGTTTGTGTGGAGGACATTCAACGCAACAGAGAATGCCCCAGTCAG aATTTCTTACGAGTTGTCACATGTCCAG TCAACTGCACGGAAATGTATGAAGTCTCTCGGTCTACAG TTCTTCTTGTGCACTTGAGCAGTGAGCATCCCACTTGTGAAGTCACGCATGATACCAAAGGTTGGCATTACAAAATCAGTGGGAATGACACAGCGCCCTGCACTCGTTATCAGTGGACCAATGGGACG GAGCTCGTGCTGGCGACGCACAGGCCGAGGGACAAGTCTGTAAGCGACAAGGTGATCCGAAATCCGAAAAATATCTTCATCTTGCCGTTTGTGTGGAGGACATTCAACGCAACAGAGAATGCCCCAGTCAG aATTTCTTACGAGTTGTCACATGTCCAG TCAACTGCACGGAAATGTATGAAGTCTCTCGGTCTACAG